The DNA region tctcctcgtttGGCAAAAGTTTGATCATGAGGATTCCACCGATGGCCATGAGATATGTCAACACGAGGGCCACGTGGCGAGACTTGCGCACATATGAAGTGAAGATGGCGACCAGGAGGACAGTCGTGAGCTAGAAGGCGGAAGCAGGGAGACCCATGAGGATGGTCTGGTACTCATCGTAGCCGAAGCTCTTGATGACAATGGTGCTGAACTATTTCAGAGTTAGAATGCACGAAGCACTCGGTGAACGGGTTGGAAGGGACGTACGCTAGTTGTTCCTCCGTTGGGCACGCAGATAAcgaaggaaaagaaaaagaaccACCAGGCCTTGACATCCTTCATGGTCTCGGTGAATTGATCGCGGTCCCACTTCTTGGTCTGTGTCGTTCTCTGGAACTTCTTGGGACGGAGGGATGCGAACTCGCGCTCGGAGGGCGTCAAGAACGTGGCACTAGAGGGAGAGTCTGGGAGGAAGAAGTAAAGGAAGATGGACCACGCGATTGTGATGAGaccaaagatgaggaagagcaTCTGTCCGGGTTAGCAAGGTATCAACTCGAGCTCAGAAACCTGACCGACCTTCCACTGCGCAAAATGTCCTTCATAGCCGAGAATGCCATACGCAATCATGGCACCAATAATACTCGCCGAGGCATTTCCAGCAAACCAGAAAGAGTGGCGAGAGACGTGTTCGTGAGGCGTATACCACATTCCCGTGATGAGAGAGAATCCCGGGCTAATGGCGCTTTCAAAAACACCGAGAAACAGTCGAAGAACCATCAGGCTTGCGTAATTTGACGCAACAGCGTGCAGTGTGAGAACAACGCCCCAAATGAGCCTGTCTGTAGTCAGGGTATCGAGTCAACTGGATTTCGGCATGGTTCACTTACATCAAGATGCTGAGATACTTGCCAAGGGGAAACTTGACGAAGCCGAGAGAGATGGGGTAAGAAGCCACAAGATATCCGATGTAAAAGATACTGGAAGCCCAG from Fusarium keratoplasticum isolate Fu6.1 chromosome 12, whole genome shotgun sequence includes:
- a CDS encoding MFS domain-containing protein, which translates into the protein MDDKVDTKIAPGDYEMSDKHGCGTVDTLSSEDEKKLVRKIDLRLMPLLIVSYGLQYLDKTSLAYSAILGLPEELHLKGQQFSWASSIFYIGYLVASYPISLGFVKFPLGKYLSILMLIWGVVLTLHAVASNYASLMVLRLFLGVFESAISPGFSLITGMWYTPHEHVSRHSFWFAGNASASIIGAMIAYGILGYEGHFAQWKMLFLIFGLITIAWSIFLYFFLPDSPSSATFLTPSEREFASLRPKKFQRTTQTKKWDRDQFTETMKDVKAWWFFFFSFVICVPNGGTTSFSTIVIKSFGYDEYQTILMGLPASAF